The nucleotide sequence GGGGCAGCTTCATGCCATTATGTAATTGTGTTATATTACCATCGTTAATTGAGGTACTGGTATAGGTGCTACTTGTCATTGAATGGTTTTCTCTTTCGTCATTTAATCcgaatttattttgtaatatattCTGGTTAATTTGGTTCATtcctgtttttttttccatttctGCATCAAATATAAGAATTTGTGTATGAGATAAGAATGCgctcatattattattactatctattatattattattttgtattttttttttttttttttttaaattaccTGTATTTTCAATTATTCTATCCACATCATTGTTTGGAATCTTTttcgaaaaataaatagatTCAGTTGTTTTCTCATTAAATGTATCATTAAAAGCattgtatatattgttttttaataaattaacaGTATTGTTTAGATTTGCTATATcattacttttattttcgtCTATAACATTTGTCACTTTGTTATCGTTATCACATATTATAATCCGCTCATTTTTTTCGccatattttatatctCTATCTTGGAATAAAATCGAATTGGGTTCAATGCATGCGCAGTTATTTTTCTCAAAAATTTCATTACAATGATCTGATATATTTCCATGATTATTGCTGGTAGTAGAAGCAGGAACATCAGTAGAATATTTGTcagaaataattaaatttattaaattatttccaCTTTTCTTGGATCCTGAATTTCCAATAGCAGATTTATTTGAAGGGATAAcagaaatattatttgcttcgatattatgttttaatGTCTTATTATTAGTATTGCTTGTATTTCCATGcaaatattttccatttgGGGTATCATTCTTTTGATCAGTTTTATCTTCCCCATTGTTATTTGGAttgtttttcatattttggtttccattttttttattttttttatttccatttttgtTCTTGTTACTTTTGTTAtttcctttattttttgaattattggcattcttatttttatttttattatctcctttatcatcattatcCTCAGATCCGTGATCATTTTTACCATTTTCTTCCATACGTTTTCTATTATCGCAATTACCAATACCATCATTATTGgtactattattttcattgaTATTGTTATCAGTATTTTTTTCgcaatttttattgttgcatatattatcatcTGAACTATTCAGGCAATTATGGTTGAAACCACGcgaattattattattactctgttcgatatttttataaatgttatTTCCAGTTGAGCACGTGTTAATATTGGTACCATTGGTTTCATTATTTCGATGGCTGTTTTctataatattatcatttttgtAGTAATCCGTATAACGATAATTGTgcattaaattattttccgacatttttatgcattcattattatttccttttgTACAACAAACTTTGTGCTTATCGTTATATCCATATAGttgcttatttttatctaaGTTATTTGAgtatttcataatattatttaaaccTTTTAAatctaatttattatttatactatgtacataattaaaattatttatagaCGAGTCAAAACTTTTGAAATCTTCTTCGTTATACATCTTACAGCTTGAACTTTCAATAATcgaattatttaataaattcatatttttatcctctcttcttttgttaatatttttatgatcacctttttcattattgtGCAAGACTACATTGGAATTATGTTCGTTAGCCACATCGCGTGCACACTTTTGACTAAATTGGagattattattatcatcaaaAATTTGTGCGATTTTTTCATGtgcattattataataattacaaTTTCCATTAGTATCAAGGCGTTTATTGTTACATTCTATTCCTTCATTTAATGTTTCTCTTTTTACACTATTTACTgaattatttcttttctttttgtcAGTCATTCCATTAATATTGTCATAGTTGCTAATCTTATTTTTACTGGAATTTTTCgaatttatgtttataccgtttttattattagaaaagttattattatttgtattatttattttattttcctttataTCGTTTAAGCtgtttatattatctttGGTATTATTGCTATTAATAACAACTTTGCCATTTTTTCCTAACTCATTGTTTCGCTTATTTGGTTTCTTATCAATAATATTGGTGTCATTTTGCCGATATGTGTTGCccatgttattattattaaccACACTAGAAGAAGtagtaattttttttatatttatcccATTTAATGTGTCATTCATCAAtacatcatttttattattctcgTTAGAATTAAATGTATCAGTGCTCGTTTTGTAATCTcctaaatttttattgtctATAGTTGCTGTAGGTTCGAGACTCAGGCCATTGCTTTGAAAGTAAGTTAGCTCTTCTTCAAGCATCGTTCTATTATTTAggtaaaaaaaactatGATCGTGGTAATTATTAGCTACAGTCATTTtatgcattatttttaatgtcTACTTATTTtcctattatatatatgcatataatagTGCTATTTttcagaaaataaatatatataaatgtgaaTATGCACACAaacatatatgcatatacatatataatttcgAAAGTTAATTcgtattttttaaactGAAAAATTGAACTCGCTATATagaaaaagtaaaataaaaattaatacaaaataaaaatatgaaaaaaaagagaaaaaataataataaagtaaaaataatcgTATAAACACCAGTATATTAACTTAATTTATGGCTGTAGACAAATTATTACATTATATAAGTGTTATACATAGCACACAGAtcatatgtatatgaacatgtatatatatatacataaatatattttctatatagttataatatatgttcttaaaaatttgtggtttccttttttaattacatAATCCATAATTCTATgtattacatatttttatttctctTTTCTAGGAATATATAATCTTCttgttttatttagttcattatctttatattttttagaccatatagaaaatatatttattacacataaattttatgaacaacatataataaacaacacaaaaattatatataacttcAATTATCTTACGTGCAatgaatattaaaaataaaaggtaataaaattacataatcagtttttttaaaagtgtatatatatgcatgctaataaaatatatatatatatacgtatgaaatatatttctgtattcttttttatgtagaactaaaattatatgtacaaaataaaatttcgAATGTTcaaaaaaagggaaaaaagCTATACTGTCCCAATTGAAAGCAAGTTCATATATAGTTTAACTTTTGCACATAAAATagttgtaaatatatatgtacaagCATTATCAATCACATTCGATAATGCCtatagtaaatataaagaacAAAACTTACATGAATGATCATAAATTcgtattataatataataataacaatattattatttttttcgatttttgtattcttatgttaaaaatataagagTTTGCACATATACACAATCATACACACGCATATacaagaaaatattaaaaacataatatataataaaagaaaataaagagTCTTTTTAAAGTTAATTCTAATATGATTAAAGCacaatgataaaatataaaatgtatatactGCATTAAAAACTAATAGTTACGATAAGAAGAGTATCAATTAAATCCCTccatctatatatatatatatatatgcttgacacaaataaaaaaaaaaatatattcatataatagtTCAAATATGATGTtaggaaaaatatatatattaatagtaAGTATTGTATATGtgtttagaaaaaaaaatgcttgCGATAGCTCtcttttcaaataaaaaaattatacatttttcttAAGTAAAAATGCAACtgtaaatatacatatatatatgaatactacatttaaaaaatatataggcacaataatatatgatatagATTATTGGATAAACATAATTCCTTCTATAGTAGAAGCATATTACATAATTAGTACATACTAATATACaaagtaaataaaataagacGATTTCAACTTTAAATTAAactaattttatatatacatatatcaaaatgtgaaaaaatataataaaaaattttttattaaaatatcaaatgctttaaataaaataaactataaatatatatatatgagtAGGCCATACTACTATAATTTTTGgtattttgaataaatcTTAAGCAGTAGATTTATTCTAACcgtattttgaaaaaaaatatatatagtataaaATACTGAAAAactcaaaaaaatagacaaaaaaaaataaacgaTGTATGCATGCTCTAAGAttcactattattttttaatgaataaaaaagtgatgtaaaataatatatatcaataattaggaaaatatatataaaataaggTCTACTCAAAAAATgagtatacatatatgcgCAAAATGTGTATACGccatatatagaaaaaaatataatattattcgatcatatgcataaattgttttatatatatccaaaaataaaggttattaaaaaaaattcctCTAATATTCAcgaaattataaataactATAAATGGCAATAcactaaaatatatatatatataaagaaaatttcAACTacacgaaaaaaaatatacttgtatatatacttatttatgcatattatagagatgtttattttaaaataattataaatagaGACATTgcaataattataaaagtatTTTTTGCAAATCGAATGTAATACACGAAATGTTTATAAACTTAATCATGTAATTGGTTTATActtatgtatttatatattttcccgcgatataattatatatttattttatacacacacatgcataatatatatagatatgtatttttatttgctcatgaaacaaaaaattcaaatgtACACTACAATAAaactaaaataaaacacatTCTATACAATTTACAAATggaaatattaataataaaaattgtgaacatgaaataattatttataattatgcataatatACCGTGTTCTACATAAAGCCATAgggtattttatttatttcaagtatatacatatatacttaaaagtaaacatatgcatatattttctttcaCACAAAGTATTATGCATtcatgtaaaaataaacacaCACATACACTcacaatatattataaatagaAATACCGTGTAATGCATAcgatataatttatttaaaatgaaaatatgatCAGTTGCATTACGTTATAAAAGTGAATCTaggtaaaaaaataaaaatattaatataggAAAATAAGTgcatacaaatatataacgaAGTATTGCAagaatatattacatatatattatattttgagtGTTACATTAAAGAATACTGCAATATATGAAACGAGATAATTGTATGTtacacatataaataagtatatatatgttctATATCCCTCATTCAAAACATTGGGTTTCTTATGCAACTAtgtaatacatttttaaataaaataaaaataatatgatcTATAAAATAAGGTAATGTTtgacaaaaaatataaattatgaacataaaattttcttcCTTTAGATTAAATGTATGCgcaattaaaaatatgaaagcgaaaaaaagtatatatatgctgatattaaataatatttcagtGGTTATAAATGTGTTAAACAAATTACTTATAAGGtcaataaatatgatattcctaatataaattgcatttaatgatatatataatccaATAATATGAGTTAGGcaaaaatatggaaatatataaaagaaatggAAATTACATCacgatatatataataaaataataataaaagcaTAAATGGCAATTATGTAAAGTATattcttctttttcttcttcttttttttgaggTGTAAGGGTTATGGAAAATGtatgtaaaataatagttttttccttatttatgggataataaaattaggGTGTTGTAAGTGTAacttatttaaaagaaaatgtaaatacaataataatgtaatatcaataaaataaagataaaaaattgtaagttaaaaaatattttaataaaaaaaaataaaaatagtatttgatgtattttgtaatattttttttcatgtgAAAATAACATCAGTTGAagattaataatatattatatagttatgtggataaataaaaaatactatgaaaataaaaaatatataaaaatatctattaagcatatctatatttttagagctattaaattaaattaaatttttatgatcAAGAGTAGAGTTAAGAATAAATCATAACTGTTATTACTAGGAAATAAATGTACCAGAAAAAGTACACCTCGTTGGAAATGTGTTTTACTCAACGGTAGCTTGATATTCCCCTTTTTTCCTAagtattttgaaaataaaaatgtatattatagGAAATACATAggaaaacatatataatatgttaataataatgcaaaaaatattaaaaaaaaaatataaataaaaaataaaatgacgTTAATATCAGCATACAAAGGTGTACATTTTTTGGCgcttttttaatattctatacatgcataaaatgaatgtcttatttataataaaaaaaattaatcatttaatatgaacatttttttctttaatattttatttgaaacTAGTAAATATCACAATTGAcctaaaaaattaaatatttattgtgatatttttttttgtcaaacgaaaaaataatatattatttatttttgttctACATAATTATACcgctatatatataatatataacaatgtATGCCTTCatattgcatatatattaaaaataacgTCCTAATTTCTgagttaaaaatatagcagtgaacaaattataatttaaagtttttttttatatttacaatgAGCTAAAATATGAAGAATACTGATAAATTAAGGAATAAAacaagtaaaaaaaaaaaaaaaaaaaatattaagatgtaaaattattatttagcATACACATTATAAACattgaaatatatgataatacaaaaaaataaaacattttatatttttaggaatttgtttttacttaagttattaataaatataacaaaaaaagtaataatattcttCATTTGTTTATGTGCATATTCATATGATACACAAAACAGCAAAAATAAGGTTAAAGCCTTTATCCTGTTTCAATGACAGGTTATATTCTTATCAAGGCTAAAATTAAAACTTTTAAAAtgacataaaaaaattaatacaaaaaaatacatggtatataaaatatgcaaaaaatgGCTAAAGATTATAAACTTCAAAATCCGTACAccaaaaaagaaattatgCATGAAATATAGATGGTGTTGCTAATGgttcattaaaaaataaatcaaagGAGTTTTCATCCTTTAAAGGTGTATTTTCACTcaaaaacatattaaatTCTGTGGTCATTTTTTTGCGTGAAGATTTGTCATCTTGTATGTCATATGTTTTCAAATCTTTTTGATTATCattatctatattattttttcctaaaggtgttttattattgatattattaatgcattctttaaaatattcatttatatacatttcgTTGTTTTTATcagttttattatatcctATATTGTCATTAATTGTATCGAGgccattattatatgtatatatttcagTTTCGCtcttttgatttatttcattttggGTAgcatcatttatattttcaaattttgtTAACCCAAATACCAagttatttttgtattttaaaGTAATGCCATCACTACTTTTGAATACATCATTTACCCCCTTTTTGgtgatattatatatattatttgttttttgtgtattctttttattttcttcaaatgtatcattatttttttttggattGATTTGTTTGGTTATGTTATCATTCCCATCTATGTCCATTTCTTtagttattttattgtcaTTTTCACATAgttttatttccatatttttgtttaatacATTATTCTTATATAATTGATCCTTAGAAAAATCACTATATTCCTTTTCAcaactattattattgttacaCTTTAATTTTACTTCCCTTTCTGTTCTCAGTTTTACATTCTTCTTATAATTCAGTaatattttactatttttttttgatttgcTAAGTGTTTGATGTTTTAGACGCttattcaaattatatatttttttttcatttatttctttccATGTTCCTTTTGGTTGCGCATTACTTTTTCCATTTAATTTGGTTTGTTTTTGATAGAATAAGAAATCGTTATTTTGTTGAATTTCATGTTTAATTTTCAATTCCAAAAGTTTTATAGAATCGATATAACTACCATTAACCATGTAATCATTggttttatcattattataatcattGCTTGTTCCCAATCTTCTTGTcttttgtataatatataagctattatcatttaaagggttatataaaattttatttgaagcttcattgtatttattaaaaatatacatattttccTGTGAATCCAATTCATTTTCTTGATTAATTAAGTAATTGCTCagtttctttattttatcttctttgttagtatttatattttcaaaattattggggatattatttatagtaTTTATACTGTTTCTTATCCtctttcttttatttattgttttcaCAACATTTccattgtttatttttttcaatacaCTTTCATATTTCTtagcaatttttttaattgccGAAATTCCCTTTTCAAGTTGTTTttccattatttatttttttataaacaaaaaatatattttttaatggaaataaattgtttttgATAAGGGATTTTCCtaatcaaataattatataattacttttttttttaaatattttttgtgaaatattgtttatataaagCAAATAGCTATTATAAACATTACATGCATATCAAcatgtgttttttttatgaggataaatatttttcgaATGATTcctcataaaatattattttatcgATTTATATGTGTTTAATCATGATACACAATTTTATAACGTTCATTTTATTGCTATATCATGTAtcatttttgataaattgCTAGcgttttatgaaaaataccTATTTGTAATTTGTTTAggaacaaataaattataatttttctcaagatgtatttatttttttaaaatactaATAACCAGGAAAAATACGGTAtgtaaaaaagaaaaattgtaacataaataagctttcctttttattattttagctttgcttttttatttgtatttattttttcgagctgttcttttttgtttctttCTTGGACAGATCAATTTTCCTACGTAATTTCTCTTAAAACAACTcctacaaaaaaataatatagtaAGCTACGATATAAATGCCTTTACTTATAGTTAAAAAGTATCATCATATTTATGTGagtattcataaaaattgaGTCTTTTTCCGTTATTATATCAATAGCAGCATTTTAAATGCCattgttaaaattaatagtggacgcagaaaaaaaaaataacaaaaggTAATGTAATAaccatataaaaaaagcatggaaaaaactatatatttgtaaaattataaatccatatatatactacaATAACAGCAATTTAAAATTCgtaattattataactattatatatttcacgacacataacaaaatatttttgtattcaTGTCTTTTCTCCACTAAAATTGTGTAATACACcattttgatatttatgtatacatatatataacttaatttttttttcattatcagATGGAGCATTTAAGTAAGATAAAAAGGGCAAAAtagttttatataaaacatataattatttaactCTTTATTATCTCTCTAATGtgtaatatattgtttttattattttttatgtatatatatatatatatatagaaaactTAATAACTGGGGCCTTGGCGGGTGTCGTTGTTGATGCGATATTATATCCCATTGATAACATAAAAACAAACATACAAGCAAAAAATCAATTATATTCAATTTTTGAGGcaaaaaagttatataaTGGGATTATTCCAACCCTTATAGGCACTATACCAGCTAGTGCTTTTTTTTACTGTTTTTATGAAATgtcaaaaaaatacatatcaggtaataaagaaaaaaagaatagtGTATATTAAATTCGCAATTTtcgaaaataaaacataccATTGATACGAAACCAAATGTGCATGCgtacacatttttatatatatttacacaCATACCCATTTGCctgaattatttatagaaaACAATCCTAATATTAGCAAAAGTGCTTTATATATAGCTTCAACCAGTATAGCCGAACTTACAGCATGTATAGTGAggtatatgaataaaaatattaaaaaatagataAATAACGAATTACAACAATTaagaaatttattatatatatattctttaatAGGCTACCgtttgaaataataaagcaAAAAATGCAAGTGTCCAGTGAAGCATCtgtgaaaaatataataaatggtGTACTAAAAATGCAAGGAGCTcaatcatttttatttaggAGTTATTtagttataataataagaGAAATTCCATTTGATTGTATTCAATATTTCATATGGGAGACACTTAAAGAGAAGGGgcaaaaatgtaataaaaaaataaagcttgatataaaagatgaaattataaacaatttacaataattaaaaataaacattacaaaaaaaaacataaattattttatttttaaagatTTCAGAGAGTTTTATGAAAAACATCCAGTTATAATGTCGTCTCTTTCTGGAGGAATTGCAGgtaagaaaataaaacataaaatatatgggTTTGTGTGCAAATATGTAATTTTccatgaaaatataatttttattatgtgtAGAATATCAAACATACACTTACATTTTGTTCTCTATAGGAGCTACAGCTGGATTCCTAACAACTCCTATTGACGTTATAAAATCCaagcatataatatatgtatgaaaaaaaatagaattaaactatttaaatatatttatttatgctCACTAAatcatttctttttattataaatgttttctatttgtttaaaatacaaatcgatcaaaattataataaaattttcaggGTCGATCATATATTGAGACAATTATGGAAATATCAAAAGAAGGATACTTGTCATTTTATAAAGGATGCTTATTTAGAAcatgttatttattttttggagggtttatattttttggagCTTTAAGattattttcattcaaAAAGGATAAATCTTGAGGAACACATTCTCAGTTAATTTGAAGatgaaatatttgaaaaataatatatgtgcaCATACACACATGTAAAATGCATGTGTGCATATGCGTTTGTTATATAAaggttatatatttgttttataattagtatatatatgttacgattttaaaattaaaaaatttttatataaaaataattaactTATCccataaatttttatattataaaactGATGATTTTATGATTAGGCTCcaatatacatatacattattatatttaaattgcTATTGGGCTTTCATGCTTTACTAAacctattttttataattttttatttttaaactGTTTATTTGAATGCACATATTTTGGCtactttttaatttatttaattttttattagtgAAATTCAAtttaatgttttatataaaaacataataatgTCTTAGTCTTaaattcaatatatttaaataaaaaatatatatatgtgtatatttatagGGAGTCGGTGTTCGATATGTATGCTGCTGGGTATTTATACATCATGAAAACTGTGTTGATATTCTTTAAAGCAAAGAGAATAattcttatatttaatcacccttaaaatatattacacCATATAAGAgcatacatacatattttaaatttatacattAAACTTCGCTcattcataaatattttattcttacTATTAGCGAATATAGATATGAGTTTCAGATTTTATCTTTGTGTGTATATACTTATAATATGtaaacttaaaaaattgtcCAATATAGGAATAAAAAACGCTGAAAATTGcatcaaattattatttttgttcgatttatataatttaaggttcaacatatatattgagGATAGAATTTAGttaaatgtattatttaaagTTTAGTGTTAtgtatgaaaaaaaataagcacAAATGATGGTGGTAAAATTTAgttcaaaataaatacaaagaACAAATACCTAATGTGAGTGTAATTCTACAataatattacatatatatacacattttcggtttaatttatatatagcttatatatataagcgGTAGCACTGTTTAATAAGtttcaatattaaaatGGATGAAggcataaaataaaatcagaAAAATGGctataattttatagtATTAAATGgattcttttattattttttcattttgggTGGGATATTATGGCTTTTCTGCCATTTTAGTCGAATTTTATACTTTGATTTCTTTAAATGGCTCAATGGAAAGATGGTTAAACAATTtgaaaatgtatattttatgatatattttccataaCGTAAGATTAACTggtttataaattttataagaaACGTAAATTACATAAACACGCCAATGATATTCTTATagaataaattataaagtAGACATTCAAATatgcaaaataaaaaaaaagtataaatgaaataaaaaaataaataataaaataatgagAATAAAGTGagaataaatttaataacatactgtataaaaaaatgcacCTAATGGAATcaaatatgtttaatattgttttatttatttttattttttttatttgactgaaaaataataggagatactcttttattttgttaagCCCATCATAAAGAATGATGTGTTCCCATTGTATAAGAGCAAAGTTAAGCTTTAATTTGCgaaattaatgaaaaaaaaaattatttgatattcctattttttttcgcttctctctttttttaaaaaaaaattaagaacgtttttttttttacttgataggaaaaaataaatgcaaTATGTGAGGAGTTAGagttattaattttatagttttgttttttcgtgttttaatttttagaaattaaaaaaaaatacacagatatttatgcatattgTGTGAAAGTAGCATACTTTTCCccaaacaaaaaatatatatgacaATAGATTAttgcatacatatatgcttgcacacacatatataaatttatagaATAATGGAAGAAGactcatttaaaaatagatTATTAAAAAGGAACATTGATATATGGATAGAAAAATACCGCCCTGAGTATTTAGAGGATGTAGTAGGAAATCCTTTTGTCATAAATACATTAAAGAGTATTATAGTATCGGGGAATATGCCTAATTTGCTTTTAGctgtaaaaattatattttcattgttAATGAATctattttgttttgttgGATTGAATAacatatgttttttttcttctgaAAAAGTGACTATAAAATATGCTtagattttttataaacatttgttgatatattttacttttccaattacatttttgatatatttttcttacaTCTAATGaatatgttaaaaaaatgatttataCATTTGCCATGCTTTTTCTGATATTTTGTTAGGGGGCTCCTGGTACAGGGAAAACCACTAGCATTTTGTGTCTAGCTAGCGAAATGTTAGGGAGTCAAGCAAAGAAAGCGGTTCTTGAATTAAATGCATCAGATGATAGAGGAATCAATGTAATACGTGATAGAATAAAAAGTTTTGCTAAAGAGGTTATAAGTTTACCACCTGGAAgacataaaataataatattagatGAAGTAGATTCCATGACAACAGCAGCTCAACAATCTTTAAGAAGAATAATGGAATTATATTCAGATACAACAAGATTTGCGTTAGCATGTAATCAatcagaaaaaataatagatgCACTTCAAAGTAGATGTGCTATTATCagatattttaaattaacaGACGATCAAGTTTTAAAAagaattttaaaaatatgtgaaTACGAAAACATTAAATATACAGATGATGGTTTAGAAACGATAACATTCA is from Plasmodium berghei ANKA genome assembly, chromosome: 14 and encodes:
- a CDS encoding mitochondrial carrier protein, putative; this encodes MEHLKNLITGALAGVVVDAILYPIDNIKTNIQAKNQLYSIFEAKKLYNGIIPTLIGTIPASAFFYCFYEMSKKYISENNPNISKSALYIASTSIAELTACIVRLPFEIIKQKMQVSSEASVKNIINGVLKMQGAQSFLFRSYLVIIIREIPFDCIQYFIWETLKEKGQKYFREFYEKHPVIMSSLSGGIAGATAGFLTTPIDVIKSKHIIYGRSYIETIMEISKEGYLSFYKGCLFRTCYLFFGGFIFFGALRLFSFKKDKS
- a CDS encoding replication factor C subunit 4, putative, whose translation is MEEDSFKNRLLKRNIDIWIEKYRPEYLEDVVGNPFVINTLKSIIVSGNMPNLLLAGAPGTGKTTSILCLASEMLGSQAKKAVLELNASDDRGINVIRDRIKSFAKEVISLPPGRHKIIILDEVDSMTTAAQQSLRRIMELYSDTTRFALACNQSEKIIDALQSRCAIIRYFKLTDDQVLKRILKICEYENIKYTDDGLETITFIADGDLRKAVNCLQSTYAGLEVVNKENVLNICDIPSPERIENLLKHCISSEWRKAHDIAYDMIKEGHTPFDVALTSSNVLRRYDLGSEAIQIEFLKIGAMACNTMASGLSSVIQMDKLIADWCIAAKTLRGKC